In Bombina bombina isolate aBomBom1 chromosome 6, aBomBom1.pri, whole genome shotgun sequence, a single genomic region encodes these proteins:
- the LOC128664519 gene encoding uncharacterized protein F54H12.2-like, whose translation MAFIHNGSLECTKSELDIFQIQPTQTGIEKSLYVEIQPLTAITENAPLEFYIAGSGDHYFDLNNTLMYITCKIVKQDNTAPPAGARVSLTNYPLATLFNQVDVTLGDRLISQSNNLYAYRSYIETVLNYSSDALSTQFTAGLFYKDAAGLHDNCELDGDNTGFVKRARMLERGKTIELLGHLHSDLFFQEKLLLNGLDLKIKLIRNKDAFSIMSAEAEQYKVQILNASLFVKRVQISPAVRIGHAQGLLTGNAKYALDRVGLKVYSVAAGSRVCNQENLFLGQLPKTVVIGFVDNDAFSGAYDKNPLCFKHNYVNFAALYLDGEQIPTKPFQPDFENGNAIREYISLINIAGKQNSDAGILINREEYVRGYTLFAFDLSPDQECGSHYSLIRSGNLRAEIRFSRPLERTINMIIYSVFDNIIEINQRREVLYDYL comes from the coding sequence ATGGCTTTCATACACAATGGATCATTAGAATGTACCAAATCAGAACtcgacatatttcaaatacagccgACACAAACGGGTATTGAAAAATCACTGTATGTCGAAATACAGCCACTCACAGCTATAACTGAAAATGCACCCCTGGAATTTTATATAGCCGGAAGCGGCGATCATTATTTTGACCTGAACAACACTTTGATGTATATAACCTGTAAAATAGTCAAACAAGACAATACAGCTCCGCCTGCTGGAGCACGTGTTAGCCTCACCAACTATCCACTAGCCACGCTGTTTAACCAAGTCGATGTTACATTAGGAGACAGACTCATCTCACAATCAAATAACCTATACGCTTACCGGTCATACATTGAAACAGTTCTCAACTACAGCTCAGATGCTTTATCCACACAATTTACAGCAGGATTGTTTTATAAAGATGCAGCAGGGTTACACGATAATTGTGAACTAGATGGTGATAATACTGGTTTTGTAAAGAGAGCACGTATGTTAGAACGTGGTAAAACTATTGAATTGCTAGGTCATCTACATAGTGATCTGTTTTTCCAAGAAAAATTGTTATTGAATGGGCTCGATCTGAAAATTAAACTTATAAGGAATAAAGATGCTTTTTCTATTATGAGCGCTGAAGCAGAACagtataaagttcaaatcttaaacgcctctctttttgttaaAAGAGTACAGATATCCCCGGCTGTACGCATAGGCCATGCGCAAGGACTCTTAACAGGAAATGCAAAATACGCTTTGGACAGAGTCGGTCTAAAGGTTTATTCCGTGGCCGCCGGCTCGCGTGTCTGCAATCAGGAAAATTTATTTCTTGGACAACTACCAAAAACCGTCGTTATTGGATTTGTTGATAACGACGCTTTCTCTGGCGCTTATGACAAGAATCCCTTATGTTTCAAACATAACTATGTGAATTTTGCAGCATTGTATCTGGATGGTGAACAAATACCAACAAAACCTTTTCAACCAGACTTTGAAAATGGAAACGCTATACGTGAATACATATCACTAATCAACATTGCTGGGAAACAAAATTCTGATGCTGGAATCCTCATTAATAGAGAAGAGTATGTGCGTGGTTACACACTTTTTGCCTTTGATTTGTCACCGGACCAAGAGTGTGGTTCACACTACTCTCTTATACGCAGTGGTAATCTCAGAGCTGAAATCCGATTTTCAAGACCACTTGAAAGAACAattaatatgattatttatagtGTATTTGATAATATTATTGAAATTAATCAAAGAAGGGAAGTCTTGTACGACTATCTATAA